From one Halosimplex rubrum genomic stretch:
- a CDS encoding Lrp/AsnC family transcriptional regulator has protein sequence MAEYELDEIDREILAALQEDARNLSSGEIAERTDASSSTVRKRIQRLESAGIVKGYSADVDYQKSGYPLRMLLFCTAPIPERGELIDDILEIPSVVSVQELVTGEQNLLVTAVGESDDDITPVAQELLDMGLTVADEVLVRSHETTPFDDFSSQ, from the coding sequence ATGGCGGAGTACGAACTCGACGAGATCGACCGGGAGATCCTCGCCGCGCTGCAGGAGGACGCGCGCAACCTCTCTTCCGGCGAGATCGCCGAGCGAACCGACGCCTCGTCGAGCACGGTTCGAAAGCGCATCCAGCGACTCGAATCCGCGGGGATCGTCAAGGGGTACAGCGCCGACGTGGACTACCAGAAGTCCGGGTACCCGCTCCGAATGTTGCTGTTCTGTACCGCTCCGATCCCCGAACGCGGCGAGCTCATCGACGACATCCTCGAGATCCCGAGCGTCGTGTCCGTCCAGGAACTGGTCACCGGCGAGCAGAACCTCCTCGTGACGGCCGTCGGCGAGTCCGACGACGACATCACGCCGGTGGCACAGGAACTGCTCGACATGGGGTTGACCGTCGCCGACGAGGTGCTCGTCCGCAGCCACGAGACGACGCCGTTCGACGACTTCTCCTCGCAGTGA